The proteins below come from a single Oncorhynchus tshawytscha isolate Ot180627B linkage group LG22, Otsh_v2.0, whole genome shotgun sequence genomic window:
- the LOC112221653 gene encoding ATP-dependent 6-phosphofructokinase, muscle type produces the protein MSHTSMDPTKMGIGRSIAVLTSGGDAQGMNAAVRATVRVGIYTGAKVYFVHEGYQGLVDGGDNIKLATWESVSMMLQLGGTVIGSARCMDFRAREGRMKAALNLVKLGITNLCVIGGDGSLTGANQFRKEWATLLVDLVKAGKITDDEARKSCHLNIVGMVGSIDNDFCGTDMTIGTDSALHRIIEVVDAITTTAQSHQRTFILEVMGRHCGYLALVTALACGADWVFIPEMPPDEGWEGHLCRRLADQRARGSRLNVIIVAEGAMDRAGNPISSEDIKKLVEKNLGFDTRTTVLGHVQRGGTPSAFDRILGSRMGVEAVMALLEATPETPACVVSLSGNQAVRLPLMECVQVTKDVTTAMAEKRWEDAIKLRGKSFENNWNTYKMLAHINPPDTKSNINVAIVNIGAPCAGMNAAVRSAVRIGIIQGHNMLAVHDGFEGLAQGKIEPITWTGVSGWTGKGGSELGTKRVLPSEYIEEISLTIAKFNIHSLVIIGGFEAYMGGLELVQGRDKYEELCIPMVVIPATVSNNVPGSDFSIGADTALNTITSTCDRIKQSAAGTKRRVFIIETAGGYCGYLATMAGLAAGADAAYIYEDKFGIRDLEMNVEHLVQKMKTDVKRGLILRNENCNANYTTDFIFALYSEEGKGIFDCRKNVLGHMQQGGTPTPFDRNFGTKMGSKAVLWITEKLKEVYRHGRIFANTPDSACVLGMKKRALTFQPLAELKEQTDFVHRIPKTSWWLKLRPIMKILAKYNISLDTSEHAHMEHVIKKRVSMPAPLMKKACPPTKHEEEE, from the exons ATGTCACATACAAGCATGGATCCAACCAAGATGGGCATCGGCCGGTCTATAGCCGTGCTGACGTCTGGTGGTGATGCCCAAG GTATGAACGCGGCCGTGAGGGCCACAGTCAGAGTTGGTATCTACACCGGAGCCAAGGTCTACTTTGTTCATGAG GGTTACCAGGGTCTGGTGGATGGAGGAGACAACATCAAACTGGCCACCTGGGAGAGTGTGTCCATGATGCTGCAACTG GGTGGCACAGTCATCGGCAGTGCCCGCTGCATGGACTTCAGAGCCAGGGAGGGCCGCATGAAGGCTGCCCTGAACCTGGTCAAGCTGGGCATCACCAACCTGTGTGTGATTGGGGGTGACGGTAGCTTGACTGGAGCTAACCAGTTCAGGAAGGAGTGGGCCACTCTGCTGGTCGACCTGGTCAAAGCCG GTAAAATTACAGATGACGAGGCCCGGAAATCGTGCCACCTGAACATCGTAGGCATGGTGGGTTCTATCGACAATGACTTCTGTGGGACAGACATGACCATCGGGACTGACTCTGCTCTGCACCGCATCATAGAGGTGGTGGATGCCATCACCACTACCgcacagag TCACCAGAGGACCTTCATCCTGGAGGTGATGGGTAGACACTGTGGCTACCTGGCCCTGGTGACTGCTCTGGCCTGTGGTGCTGACTGGGTGTTCATCCCAGAGATGCCCCCAGATGAGGGATGGGAGGGGCATCTGTGCAGAAGACTGGCTGAT CAACGAGCCAGAGGATCTCGTCTGAATGTGATTATTGTGGCTGAGGGAGCTATGGACAGAGCTGGAAACCCCATTAGCTCTGAAGACATCAAGAAG CTGGTGGAGAAGAATTTGGGCTTTGACACCCGTACCACTGTCCTTGGACACGTGCAGAGAGGCGGCACTCCCTCAGCCTTCGACAGAATCCtg GGCAGCAGGATGGGTGTGGAGGCTGTGATGGCCCTGTTGGAGGCCACTCCAGAGACCCCGGCCTGTGTGGTCAGTCTGTCCGGTAACCAGGCCGTCAGGCTGCCCCTCATGGAGTGTGTCCAAGTG ACTAAGGATGTGACTACTGCCATGGCTGAGAAGAGATGGGAGGATGCTATCAAGCTCAGAGGAAA GAGCTTTGAAAATAACTGGAACACATACAAGATGCTGGCCCACATCAACCCTCCAGATACCAAG agCAACATTAACGTGGCTATAGTAAACATTGGTGCTCCATGTGCTGGTATGAATGCTGCTGTGCGTTCTGCAGTGAGGATCGGCATCATTCAGGGACACAACATGTTGGCCGTTCATGACGGGTTCGAGGGTCTCGCTCAAGGAAAG ATTGAGCCTATCACCTGGACTGGAGTGTCAGGCTGGACTGGAAAGGGGGGCTCTGAGTTGGGCACCAAGAG AGTCCTTCCTTCTGAGTACATTGAGGAAATCAGCTTGACTATCGCTAAGTTCAATATCCACTCTCTGGTGATTATTGGAGGGTTCGAG gCGTATATGGGTGGTCTGGAGCTGGTGCAGGGCAGAGATAAGTATGAAGAGCTGTGCATTCCCATGGTGGTCATCCCCGCCACTGTCTCCAACAACGTCCCCGGCTCAGACTTCAGCATCGGAGCTGACACAGCCCTCAACACCATCACCTCG ACCTGTGACAGGATCAAGCAGTCAGCAGCAGGCACCAAGCGTCGCGTGTTCATCATTGAGACCGCAGGAGGGTACTGTGGTTACCTGGCTACCATGGCAGGTCTGGCTGCTGGGGCTGATGCTGCATACATCTATGAGGACAAATTTGGTATTAGAGACCTGGAG ATGAACGTAGAGCATCTCGTGCAGAAGATGAAGACAGATGTGAAGAGAGGTTTGATTCTCAG GAATGAGAACTGCAATGCCAACTACACCACAGACTTTATCTTTGCCCTCTACTCTGAGGAGGGCAAGGGCATCTTTGACTGCCGCAAGAACGTTCTGGGACACATGCAACAG GGCGGCACCCCAACACCTTTCGACCGGAACTTTGGCACCAAAATGGGTTCCAAGGCTGTTTTGTGGATAACAGAGAAACTCAAGGAGGTCTATAGACACG GTCGTATCTTCGCTAACACCCCAGACTCTGCCTGTGTGCTGGGCATGAAGAAGAGAGCACTGACCTTCCAGCCTCTTGCTGAGCTGAAGGAACAGACAGACTTTGT GCACCGCATCCCCAAAACATCGTGGTGGCTGAAACTGAGGCCAATCATGAAGATCCTTGCTAAATACAACATCAGCCTGGACACATCTGAGCATGCCCACATGGAGCATGTTATCAAGAAGAGGGTGTCGATGCCAGCGCCACTGATGAAGAAGGCATGTCCTCCCACGAAACACGAGGAGGAAGAGTAA